A section of the Bacillus pumilus genome encodes:
- a CDS encoding swarming motility protein SwrAA, translated as MKRASIVREKKYYELVEELKSRTKDVTFSATKALSLLMLLSRYLVNYTTVESVDEIDEDCAEIYFNYLMDNHKRLGINLTDIKRSMQLLGGILDVDVNHYLKDFSLSNVTLWMNQEK; from the coding sequence TTGAAAAGGGCAAGTATTGTGAGAGAGAAAAAATATTACGAGTTGGTAGAGGAGCTTAAGAGTCGTACGAAAGATGTGACGTTTTCCGCTACAAAGGCATTAAGTCTGCTCATGCTGTTAAGCAGGTACTTGGTCAATTACACAACGGTAGAATCAGTCGACGAAATCGATGAAGACTGTGCTGAGATATACTTCAATTATTTAATGGATAATCATAAGAGACTTGGTATAAACTTAACCGACATCAAGAGATCGATGCAGCTGCTTGGCGGCATACTAGATGTAGATGTCAATCACTACTTAAAAGATTTTTCACTGTCGAATGTCACACTTTGGATGAATCAGGAGAAATAA
- a CDS encoding S41 family peptidase — translation MKKQIASIMASVVLLISAGVMTHKEGTHAESPQAAVAVAGQAQSSDKAKENGMEKIEKAYDLISNEYVEEVDRQKLLEGAIQGMLSTLNDPYSVYMDKQTAKQFSDSLDSSFEGIGAEVGMDEGKIIIVSAFKKSPAAKAGLKPKDEIISIDGESMKEKSLNDAVLKIRGKKGTSVALKIRRNGIEKELTFQIKREEIPLETVTSSVKEVNGHKTGYIAISSFSEDTAKDFTSSLKQLEKKGIEGLVLDVRGNPGGYLQSVEDILKHFITKDQPYIQIAERNGDRKRYFSKRKEQKPYPVNVLIDKGSASASEILAGAMKEAGKYEVVGDVSFGKGTVQQAVPMGDGSNIKLTLYKWLTPKGNWIHKKGVVPTIAIHQPDYFTVGPLQLKEPLQLDMNNEEVRQAQTLLKGLSFDPGRVDGYFDEETKKAVLAFQSTYNLDKSGVIDLKTAKMMNKMVDEVKSYEKNDLQLQTALKALYLKK, via the coding sequence ATGAAAAAACAAATTGCATCTATTATGGCAAGTGTCGTTCTACTAATTAGTGCAGGGGTGATGACGCATAAAGAGGGAACTCATGCGGAGTCTCCGCAAGCAGCTGTTGCAGTGGCTGGACAAGCTCAATCAAGTGATAAGGCGAAAGAGAATGGGATGGAGAAAATCGAGAAAGCCTATGACCTTATTTCGAATGAATATGTAGAGGAAGTGGATCGCCAAAAGCTGCTGGAAGGCGCCATTCAAGGAATGCTTTCAACTTTAAATGATCCGTATTCAGTATACATGGACAAGCAAACCGCCAAGCAATTTTCTGATTCGCTTGATTCTTCTTTTGAGGGAATTGGGGCAGAAGTAGGGATGGATGAAGGAAAAATCATTATCGTCTCTGCCTTTAAAAAATCTCCTGCAGCAAAAGCAGGTCTAAAGCCGAAAGATGAAATCATCAGCATTGATGGTGAGTCGATGAAAGAAAAAAGCTTAAATGATGCTGTACTGAAAATTAGAGGGAAAAAAGGAACATCCGTCGCTCTGAAAATCAGACGAAATGGGATTGAAAAAGAGTTAACATTCCAAATCAAACGAGAAGAAATCCCACTTGAAACCGTGACTTCCTCTGTGAAAGAGGTAAATGGACATAAAACAGGCTATATCGCGATCTCAAGCTTTTCAGAAGATACTGCGAAGGATTTCACGTCAAGCCTGAAACAACTCGAGAAAAAGGGCATAGAAGGTCTTGTGCTTGATGTAAGAGGAAACCCTGGCGGCTATCTGCAAAGTGTAGAAGATATTTTGAAGCACTTTATTACAAAAGATCAACCTTATATTCAAATTGCAGAGCGGAACGGCGACAGGAAACGATATTTTTCAAAGCGGAAGGAACAGAAACCTTACCCAGTTAATGTCTTAATTGATAAAGGGAGTGCATCCGCTTCTGAAATACTAGCTGGTGCGATGAAAGAAGCCGGAAAATATGAAGTCGTCGGTGATGTCTCATTCGGGAAAGGCACTGTGCAGCAGGCGGTTCCAATGGGTGACGGCAGTAACATTAAATTAACGCTGTATAAATGGCTCACGCCAAAAGGAAATTGGATTCACAAAAAAGGTGTCGTACCAACGATTGCAATTCATCAGCCAGATTACTTTACTGTAGGACCGCTTCAACTGAAAGAACCTCTTCAGCTTGATATGAACAATGAAGAAGTGAGACAAGCACAGACGCTATTAAAGGGATTGTCATTCGACCCCGGCAGAGTAGACGGCTACTTTGATGAAGAAACGAAAAAGGCGGTATTAGCCTTCCAAAGCACATACAATCTCGATAAATCAGGTGTAATTGACCTGAAGACAGCGAAAATGATGAACAAAATGGTGGATGAAGTGAAATCCTATGAAAAAAATGATCTTCAACTGCAAACTGCACTAAAAGCACTATATCTTAAAAAATAA
- a CDS encoding sulfite exporter TauE/SafE family protein has product MYIILTMLLLGILLGFVGAGGAGFVIALLTLIFDIPIHTALGTSLAAMAFTTLSGAYSHYREGNIQLKSGLIVGALACVASFAGAKIAPFIPEGNLHYLTAGMLFLSAVFMMIKLFVLKEETEQQPLSSRQLLVRGIILGLVSGLLSGMFGIGSAPFIQVGLLILLRLSIRQAVGTTMLVIIPISIGGGIGYITEGYVDFILLIQILIGTVLGAYIGAKFTRLAPKLLLKSAVLLTPIIAGLLLLF; this is encoded by the coding sequence ATGTATATTATATTGACGATGCTATTATTAGGAATTTTATTAGGTTTTGTAGGAGCAGGCGGAGCTGGTTTTGTCATTGCTTTGCTTACGTTAATTTTTGATATCCCTATCCATACCGCACTTGGGACGTCTTTAGCCGCAATGGCATTTACGACGTTATCTGGTGCATACAGTCACTACCGGGAAGGGAATATTCAGCTGAAATCTGGTTTGATCGTTGGAGCTTTGGCTTGCGTGGCTTCCTTTGCAGGAGCTAAGATTGCTCCTTTTATTCCAGAAGGAAATCTGCACTATTTAACAGCTGGCATGCTCTTTTTATCCGCTGTGTTTATGATGATCAAATTATTTGTTCTGAAGGAAGAAACTGAGCAGCAACCACTTTCTTCACGTCAGCTGCTCGTAAGGGGAATTATTTTAGGACTTGTATCCGGTTTGCTGTCAGGTATGTTTGGTATCGGGTCCGCACCATTTATCCAAGTAGGACTTTTGATTTTACTGAGACTATCCATTCGACAGGCAGTTGGCACAACGATGCTTGTCATTATTCCGATTTCCATCGGTGGTGGAATTGGATATATTACAGAGGGCTATGTTGATTTTATCTTGCTGATTCAAATTTTAATCGGAACAGTATTAGGCGCATATATTGGCGCAAAATTTACACGCCTTGCACCGAAGCTCTTATTGAAATCGGCTGTACTGTTAACACCTATTATTGCCGGTTTACTGCTGTTATTTTAA
- a CDS encoding murein hydrolase activator EnvC family protein — MKRKLMMAGMAAFIGTTWLYIPGNENRAFAYEDLDQKRQQIEEKTSKTESTLKKKKSELAKLEKKESKLKKEIEKIDHKVSAATEKVAEKEKEVKQTKQEIKKLKKDIQVINDRIEKRKAIFKDRIRSMQKSGGTINYLDVLLGARSFSDFVGRVGAVTTIVEADKDMITEHENDLKLVEQKEAELNNQLSGLETSLKELEELKKDLSKQQKEKEKILGDVTDKKNHAHEELGKLENEQEILTNQKAAVKSEEARRQKEEAKKAEQAAAEKSAPAPQSGGSDQVSDTPASSSGFIKPAAGRFSSGFGGRSGGNHFGLDIAAKGTVSVVAAASGTVTNSSYSSSYGNVIFITHNINGQTYQTVYAHLSTRSVSTGQRVEQGQFLGYMGNTGQSHGQHLHFEIHKGLWNGAKSNAVNPAQYIR; from the coding sequence TTGAAAAGAAAGCTGATGATGGCTGGAATGGCAGCGTTTATTGGAACAACGTGGCTATATATTCCAGGGAACGAGAATCGTGCATTCGCATACGAAGACCTAGATCAAAAACGTCAACAAATCGAAGAGAAAACATCAAAGACTGAATCAACTTTGAAGAAAAAGAAATCAGAGCTGGCTAAGCTTGAAAAGAAAGAATCAAAGCTCAAAAAAGAAATTGAAAAGATTGACCACAAAGTAAGTGCAGCAACTGAAAAAGTTGCAGAAAAAGAAAAAGAAGTCAAACAAACGAAACAAGAGATCAAGAAACTAAAAAAAGACATTCAAGTCATCAATGATCGAATTGAAAAAAGAAAAGCTATTTTCAAAGATCGAATTCGTTCGATGCAAAAAAGCGGCGGTACGATCAACTATTTAGATGTGCTGCTGGGTGCTCGCAGCTTTAGTGATTTTGTCGGTCGTGTTGGAGCTGTCACAACCATTGTCGAAGCAGACAAAGACATGATTACAGAACATGAAAATGATTTAAAGCTGGTGGAGCAAAAAGAAGCAGAGCTAAATAATCAGCTAAGTGGACTTGAAACATCTCTGAAAGAGCTAGAAGAGTTGAAAAAGGATTTGTCTAAACAGCAAAAAGAAAAAGAGAAAATCTTAGGGGATGTAACAGATAAAAAGAACCATGCCCATGAAGAATTAGGCAAACTTGAAAATGAGCAAGAAATTCTAACAAACCAAAAAGCGGCTGTGAAGTCTGAGGAAGCACGCCGCCAAAAAGAAGAAGCGAAGAAAGCAGAACAAGCAGCTGCTGAAAAAAGTGCACCTGCACCTCAAAGTGGCGGATCAGATCAAGTATCTGATACACCAGCCAGCAGCTCTGGCTTTATTAAACCAGCTGCTGGCAGATTCTCATCTGGCTTTGGTGGACGTTCTGGCGGAAACCACTTCGGATTAGATATTGCAGCAAAAGGTACAGTATCTGTCGTCGCAGCTGCATCTGGAACAGTCACGAACTCAAGCTACTCATCAAGCTACGGAAATGTGATATTCATTACACATAATATCAATGGACAGACGTATCAAACGGTTTATGCCCACCTGTCTACAAGAAGTGTGTCCACAGGGCAGAGAGTCGAGCAAGGACAATTTCTAGGATATATGGGGAATACAGGCCAGTCTCATGGTCAGCATCTCCATTTTGAAATTCACAAAGGATTATGGAATGGCGCAAAATCAAATGCAGTCAATCCAGCGCAATATATCCGCTAA
- the ftsX gene encoding permease-like cell division protein FtsX gives MIKTLSRHLRESFRSLGRNTWMTFASISAVTVTLILVGVFLVIMLNLNNMASNAEKEVEVKVLIDLTANQKQQDELKAEIEKIPEISDVKYSSKDDELKALIKSFGENGQSMGLVDQENPLNDAFIVKTSDPHDTPKVAKKLENLKGTYKVTYGKEEVSRLFNVVGVARNVGIALIIGLLFTAMFLISNTIKITIFARRKEIEIMKLVGATNWFIRWPFFIEGLLLGVFGSIIPIALLLGTYQYAVGWVAPRVQGSFISMLPYNPFVYQVSLVLLLIGAIIGVWGSLTSIRKFLKV, from the coding sequence ATGATTAAAACTCTCTCGCGGCATTTACGTGAGAGCTTCCGTTCACTTGGAAGAAACACGTGGATGACATTTGCATCAATTAGTGCGGTCACTGTCACATTGATTTTAGTTGGGGTTTTTCTTGTCATTATGCTCAACTTGAATAACATGGCATCGAACGCTGAGAAAGAAGTAGAAGTAAAAGTTCTGATCGATTTAACCGCGAATCAAAAGCAGCAGGATGAATTAAAAGCAGAAATTGAGAAGATTCCTGAAATCAGTGATGTGAAATACTCATCCAAGGATGATGAGCTCAAAGCACTGATTAAAAGCTTTGGTGAAAATGGACAATCCATGGGACTTGTTGATCAAGAAAACCCATTAAACGATGCGTTTATTGTGAAAACTTCAGATCCACACGATACACCAAAAGTAGCGAAAAAATTAGAAAACCTAAAAGGTACGTATAAAGTAACCTACGGTAAAGAAGAAGTCAGCCGACTCTTTAATGTGGTCGGAGTGGCGCGAAATGTAGGGATTGCGCTCATCATTGGGCTTTTATTTACAGCCATGTTCTTGATCTCAAATACGATCAAAATTACCATTTTTGCTAGACGTAAAGAAATCGAGATTATGAAGCTTGTAGGTGCAACGAACTGGTTTATCCGCTGGCCGTTCTTTATTGAAGGATTACTGCTTGGTGTATTTGGTTCCATTATACCGATTGCACTTCTGCTTGGCACATATCAATATGCAGTGGGCTGGGTGGCACCGAGAGTACAAGGCTCATTTATTTCCATGCTTCCATATAACCCGTTTGTTTATCAAGTGTCACTGGTCCTTCTTTTGATCGGTGCAATCATTGGTGTATGGGGAAGTTTGACGTCCATCCGTAAATTCTTAAAAGTATAA